The following proteins come from a genomic window of Uranotaenia lowii strain MFRU-FL unplaced genomic scaffold, ASM2978415v1 HiC_scaffold_167, whole genome shotgun sequence:
- the LOC129759492 gene encoding guanosine-3',5'-bis(diphosphate) 3'-pyrophosphohydrolase MESH1, translating into MSNSEDASVLRIYTDCINFAAVKHRNQRRKDSDKTPYINHPIGVAHILTAEGSVTDFEVVQAAILHDTVEDTETSFDEIEQKFGEKVRKLVEQVTDDKSLPKAER; encoded by the exons ATGTCTAACTCTGAAGATGCCTCCGTTTTGAGAATCTATACCGATTGTATTAACTTCGCAGCTGTGAAACATCGTAACCAACGAAGGAAAGATTCCGATAAAACCCCTTACATCAATCATCCTATAG gagtTGCACACATTTTGACGGCCGAAGGATCTGTAACGGATTTCGAGGTAGTGCAGGCAGCTATTCTGCACGACACGGTTGAGGACACGGAAACTAGCTTCGATGAAATTGAGCAGAAATTTGGCGAGAAAGTCCGCAAATTGGTGGAGCAAGTTACCGACGATAAATCGTTGCCCAAAGCCGAGCGGA